In Flammeovirgaceae bacterium 311, one DNA window encodes the following:
- a CDS encoding GSCFA domain-containing protein encodes MGERLQESKFKVLVNPFGTLFHPLSLVQLLQMAIEGRQPSDNSYLQYQEHWLNYLLHSSFNAPSKEALQERLHQSLLQVKQYLQQGQALVLTLGTSFIYELPAAQLSVANCHKQPQKLFNKRLVPIEENLQALENLWQQLRQLNPELKLVLTLSPVRHLKDSLELNAVSKAMLRVLCHQLKEKYPQEVYYFPSYELLMDDLRDYRFYNPDLLHPTPAAEQYVWEKFAATLLDEEALAFLKEWEPLKQSLAHRPFNPTSLAHQQFLQKTLQKLQALSGRVDVGDEIKKLREQLQP; translated from the coding sequence ATGGGGGAGCGTTTGCAGGAATCTAAATTTAAGGTGCTGGTAAATCCATTTGGCACTCTTTTCCATCCGCTCTCACTGGTGCAGCTGCTGCAGATGGCCATAGAAGGGCGGCAACCATCCGATAACAGTTATCTGCAGTACCAGGAACACTGGCTCAATTACCTGCTGCACTCGTCCTTTAACGCCCCCAGCAAGGAAGCACTGCAGGAGCGGCTGCACCAGAGCCTTCTGCAGGTGAAGCAGTATTTGCAGCAGGGGCAGGCACTGGTGCTTACCCTGGGCACTTCTTTTATTTATGAGCTGCCAGCAGCTCAGCTAAGCGTTGCTAACTGCCATAAACAGCCCCAGAAGCTCTTTAATAAACGGCTGGTGCCCATAGAGGAAAACCTGCAGGCACTTGAAAATCTCTGGCAACAACTCAGGCAACTCAATCCTGAATTAAAGCTGGTGCTGACACTAAGCCCTGTTCGACACCTGAAAGATTCGCTTGAGTTAAATGCTGTGAGCAAGGCTATGCTGCGGGTGCTGTGCCACCAGCTTAAAGAAAAGTATCCTCAGGAGGTATACTATTTCCCCAGCTACGAATTGCTGATGGACGACCTGCGGGATTACCGCTTCTATAACCCCGACCTGCTGCACCCTACCCCCGCTGCCGAACAGTACGTGTGGGAAAAATTTGCAGCCACCCTGCTCGACGAGGAGGCCCTGGCTTTCCTGAAAGAATGGGAACCACTGAAGCAGTCGCTCGCTCACCGGCCATTCAACCCAACATCTTTGGCCCACCAGCAGTTCTTACAAAAAACACTGCAAAAGCTGCAGGCACTATCCGGCCGGGTAGATGTAGGTGATGAAATCAAAAAGCTCCGGGAGCAACTCCAGCCATGA
- a CDS encoding 50S ribosomal protein L9p (COG0359 Ribosomal protein L9) → MEIILKKDIKGLGYRNDLVNVKPGYARNYLIPEGYAIMATSGAVKQRDETLKQVAHKAEKVKTDAENLANAIGETKLTIPAKAGESGKIFGAVTTNQIAEALKAKGHDVDRKQISINGDVKSLGDYTAEIDLHKEVKKTINFSVVAE, encoded by the coding sequence ATGGAAATCATTCTGAAAAAAGATATCAAAGGCCTGGGCTATCGCAACGATCTTGTGAATGTTAAGCCTGGCTATGCGCGCAATTACCTGATTCCTGAAGGTTACGCCATTATGGCTACCAGCGGGGCAGTAAAGCAGCGTGACGAAACCCTGAAGCAGGTAGCTCACAAAGCTGAAAAAGTTAAAACCGATGCTGAGAACCTGGCAAACGCTATTGGCGAAACCAAGCTCACCATCCCTGCTAAAGCTGGCGAAAGCGGCAAAATCTTTGGTGCTGTAACCACAAACCAGATTGCCGAAGCCCTGAAAGCAAAAGGACACGATGTTGACCGCAAGCAAATCTCTATCAATGGCGATGTAAAAAGCCTTGGAGATTACACTGCAGAAATCGACCTGCACAAAGAAGTGAAGAAAACAATAAACTTTTCAGTTGTTGCTGAATAA
- the rpsR gene encoding 30S ribosomal protein S18 (COG0238 Ribosomal protein S18), with protein sequence MTLQNEPIQRNENRKKYCRFKRHGIKYIDYKDANFLTKFVNEQGKLLPSRITGTSEKFQKKVATAVKRARHLALMPYVTDSLK encoded by the coding sequence ATGACACTACAGAACGAACCCATACAACGCAACGAAAACCGCAAAAAATATTGCCGTTTTAAGCGCCATGGCATCAAATACATTGACTATAAAGATGCAAACTTCCTGACCAAATTTGTGAACGAGCAGGGCAAACTGCTGCCAAGCCGTATCACTGGTACCAGCGAGAAGTTCCAGAAAAAAGTTGCTACAGCTGTTAAGCGTGCCCGTCACCTGGCGCTGATGCCTTACGTAACAGATTCGCTTAAATAA
- the rpsF gene encoding 30S ribosomal protein S6 (COG0360 Ribosomal protein S6), with protein sequence MRSFFIAHPLKYAKNSLILHLIKFSTIMYKQYETVFILNPVLSETQVKDAVEKFGKVLTDNGAEIVTEELWGLRKLAYPIQHKNTGFYVLFQFNAPTSVVSSLETEYRRDEAILRFLTVALDKHGVEFNERRRKGDFNKKEPKEAQA encoded by the coding sequence TTGCGGAGCTTTTTTATTGCACATCCCTTGAAGTATGCAAAAAATTCTTTAATTTTGCACCTCATTAAATTTTCAACTATCATGTACAAACAGTACGAGACGGTATTCATCTTAAATCCCGTTTTATCTGAAACTCAGGTAAAGGATGCTGTCGAAAAGTTCGGAAAGGTACTAACTGATAATGGTGCCGAAATTGTGACCGAAGAGCTTTGGGGACTACGCAAGCTTGCGTATCCAATACAGCACAAAAACACTGGTTTTTATGTTCTTTTCCAATTCAATGCTCCTACAAGCGTAGTAAGCAGCCTGGAAACAGAGTATCGCCGTGATGAGGCAATCCTGCGTTTCCTAACTGTAGCCCTCGACAAGCACGGCGTTGAGTTCAACGAAAGAAGAAGAAAAGGCGATTTCAACAAAAAAGAACCTAAGGAGGCACAAGCGTAA
- a CDS encoding thiopurine S-methyltransferase (COG0500 SAM-dependent methyltransferases), whose product MSDFNEKYWTDRYLRGQTQWDAGNITTPLKEYFDKLHDQDMKILIPGGGNGYEAAYLHELGFRQVYLLDLSPLPLDSFRSRNPDFPEDHLLLQDYFKLVDTFDLIVEQTFFCALHPSQRGAYAQKANELLKEGGHLVGVLFDAPLNKDFPPFGGTSEEYQKYFEPLFTIHKLEPCYNSIKPRAGREVWIDVEKRA is encoded by the coding sequence ATGTCAGATTTTAACGAAAAATACTGGACTGACCGTTACCTCCGGGGACAAACGCAGTGGGATGCCGGTAATATCACTACTCCACTCAAAGAATATTTTGATAAACTGCACGATCAGGATATGAAAATACTCATTCCGGGAGGTGGAAACGGCTACGAAGCAGCCTACCTCCATGAGCTGGGTTTCCGCCAGGTGTACCTGCTAGATCTTTCGCCCCTACCTTTAGATTCATTCAGGAGCCGGAATCCTGATTTCCCGGAGGATCATTTACTGCTGCAGGATTATTTTAAACTGGTAGATACCTTTGACCTGATTGTGGAGCAGACTTTCTTCTGTGCCCTGCATCCGTCGCAAAGAGGGGCTTACGCCCAAAAGGCAAATGAGCTTTTGAAAGAAGGAGGCCATCTGGTAGGGGTGTTGTTTGATGCGCCATTGAATAAAGATTTCCCTCCTTTTGGAGGCACCTCAGAAGAATATCAAAAATATTTTGAGCCCCTTTTCACCATCCATAAGCTGGAGCCCTGCTACAACTCTATTAAACCCAGGGCCGGCCGGGAAGTATGGATCGATGTGGAGAAAAGGGCTTAA